Genomic DNA from Hymenobacter jejuensis:
ATCTTCCTGTACGAACATATTAGTGCCTTCCTTGCCGGCTTGTTCCGGCTTGAGGCCGTTGTCGGCCAGGGTGGGCATCATCTGGCGGTACTCGGGTTTTACCTCGGCAGCCGCATAGTGCTTATTATACTTCATCCACGTCGGCGGGCTCCAGGGCGAAGCCCACACCTTCAGCTTTGGGTTGTACTGCTGCGCGCTTTTGATGAACGGAATCAGCGTTTGCTCGTCGTTGGCGATGCTGAAATGTTCGAGGGCAAAATCGCCGGGTGTTTCGTCGTACGAATACCAGTCGCGCGAAAAGTCGTTGGCCCCAATGGGCATTCGGCAAATGGTGAAGTTGGCGCCCACGCCCGGTGCAAACAGCTCACGCACAATGTGTTCGCGGTCGGCTTTGCTAAGCGCACTCAGCGACGTCCAGCCCAGCTCATTGAAGCAGGCGCCAAATCCGTCGATGGTCTGCAAGGGCTGCGCAACGTTGATCTCGGCATCGGTAGGGCCGGTGGCCGCCGCGGTTTGCAGTCCTTTCTGCTCTACCCAACTTGCTGTGGGCGTAGTGGTTACCCATTCCACGCGCGTTTGGGCCATGGCCGCAGTATTTAGCAGTACAGCCGCGCCAGCTACCACTGCCATTTTCAGAAGGTGCGCGGGCGCGGAATTACATCTCACGAACTCTCGGGAGCGGGTCATGTAACGAGCGGGTTGACGGTCAGAAAAAGAAAGCTGGGGCACTGGACCTCGTTAATGGCCTATTTTGTAACTAATTGATCCAGAAACAGATAGCGGGCGCGGTTTGGCTCTTGCTCAGCGCGAGGCGTCACATCGAGGCGCATCACCTGGGCGTCGGTGCCGGCTTTGGTAGCGGGCCAGTTGGGCAGCCCGGCACCATTGGGGTTTCCAGATTTGATGAAGTTGGCAAAGTAGCTCTGCATCGCTTCCGACACTTTCTGGTCTTCGGGCGTCCAGGCGTACACTTTATTGGTCGAGAGGTTGCCCAAGGCGTATTCGATCTCGGCCGAGTGCACAGCTCCGCGGGCAGGCGGCGCCTTAGGAGCCGATTCGGGTTGTTTGACCACGCCGCCCGCTAAGCCAGCCGTAGCATTGCCCATTTCGGGCGTCATGGCTGGGCGGGGCCGGGCATAGAGGTAGCGGTACACTGGCTGGCCACCCGTTTGGGCTTGCATATCGGCCCATTTCCAGGTGCTGTAAGCAATGAAGCGGTCGCCGGCCAGGTCAGTAGCTGCTTGTTCGGCCTCTTGCGCCGTGGTGCTGGGGTACAGCTTCAGGACTTCGGCAGCGCGCTCACCGTACAGCTTTTGTACGGCTTTAGTGAAGTTTTCAGGAGTCGGCTGATCGGGGCCAAACAGTGCCTGGAAAGACATTTCCTGCGAATTCCAGCCCACCAGCAGCGGCACGCGCGCCTGCCGACCCGCCTCAAACGTGGCCGTAGGCTTTTCCGTGAAAAAGTAGCCGTCAAGAGTAGGAGCGAAGCGCTGGGTTCCGGGCTTGCCCGTTGCTTCCAGCAATTGCTGGGCGGGCAGTGCACGTAGTGCCGCCAACGAATTGGCGCCTAAGCTGGTAGCGAACGCTACGCCGCTTTTCTCAACTTCGGCCAAGGGCAAAGGTCCGAAGCCGGTGTTGAGCATCGAGCCGCTTTCGCCGATGGCGCGGGCAAACAGGCTTTTCGACAGGGGCGAAGCCATCTGGGCGCTCACCGACATCGAGCCAGCCGATTCGCCGGCAATGGTCACCTTTTTGGGGTCGCCGCCGAAAGCCGCGATGTTTTGCTGCACCCAACGCAACGCCGCGCTTTGGTCCAGAAAACCGTAGTTGCCAGACGCGTGGTGCGGCGATTCCTTGCTTAGTTCGGGGTGGGCCATAAACCCAAATACGCCGAGCCGGTAATTGACCGTTACGGCCACAATGCCGCGTCGGGCCATGCTTTCGCCGTCGTAGCGCGGCTCGGAGCCGTCGCCGGCCACAAAGCCGCCGCCGTAGAAATACACCAGCACGGGGAGTTTTTCCTGAGCGGTTTTGGCTGGCGTCCAGACGTTTAGGTAAAGGCAATCCTCGCTCACGCCGTTGGAGCGAAAGTTCATGTCGCCAAACAAGGGGAGCTGCATGGCCCGCGGTCCAAACTGCTTGGCTGGCCGCACGTTCGTCCAGCTTTTAACCGGCTGCGGCTCCCGCCACCGCAAATCTCCCACGGGCGGCGCGGCGAACGGAACGCCCTTAAATTCCCGAATGCCGCTGGCGGCGGTGGTGCCTTCCAGCACCCCATTGGCTGTTTTTACTTGGTTGATAGTCAGAGATTTGCTGGGTGTA
This window encodes:
- a CDS encoding carboxylesterase/lipase family protein translates to MKFYLILALLAVQLVPAAAQTKNTPSKSLTINQVKTANGVLEGTTAASGIREFKGVPFAAPPVGDLRWREPQPVKSWTNVRPAKQFGPRAMQLPLFGDMNFRSNGVSEDCLYLNVWTPAKTAQEKLPVLVYFYGGGFVAGDGSEPRYDGESMARRGIVAVTVNYRLGVFGFMAHPELSKESPHHASGNYGFLDQSAALRWVQQNIAAFGGDPKKVTIAGESAGSMSVSAQMASPLSKSLFARAIGESGSMLNTGFGPLPLAEVEKSGVAFATSLGANSLAALRALPAQQLLEATGKPGTQRFAPTLDGYFFTEKPTATFEAGRQARVPLLVGWNSQEMSFQALFGPDQPTPENFTKAVQKLYGERAAEVLKLYPSTTAQEAEQAATDLAGDRFIAYSTWKWADMQAQTGGQPVYRYLYARPRPAMTPEMGNATAGLAGGVVKQPESAPKAPPARGAVHSAEIEYALGNLSTNKVYAWTPEDQKVSEAMQSYFANFIKSGNPNGAGLPNWPATKAGTDAQVMRLDVTPRAEQEPNRARYLFLDQLVTK